One genomic window of Danio rerio strain Tuebingen ecotype United States chromosome 24, GRCz12tu, whole genome shotgun sequence includes the following:
- the hhla2b.2 gene encoding programmed cell death 1 ligand 1 isoform X1, with amino-acid sequence MWKAEFVSVALLIYTLSTSATPDNRVTCVYSEKCMLPCKSDYHSIIHWYKDKAPVHSFYRDADQLAHQSEEYKGRTSLLPASEINTGNVSLMLKNIKIQDEGRYKCYTANDKSNHEQFVSVSVEAPVRSLIITLVHETVTCTTSGVYPEPDVLWSSSNPLAKDPLNNFSKTEENLSTVTSIIKVRAINETYKYNCSLINKDTGTIRYTAILEQQELPVTEFDYECPVTKGLDYTLILNFSTTVFKYDTKASINEIADQWKPKITFHPETGTIKLSHLNEEQSGKYTLDCTTGQYRHIVTATLLQGGMEIAHIIIGVIVSFIIISAIVLVVIYRKKLQKIFCKKQKTSDHSSEEMKEKQGKTNGTSKLENSVI; translated from the exons ACAACCGCGTCACTTGTGTCTACTCTGAGAAATGTATGTTACCTTGCAAATCTGACTACCATAGTATCATTCACTGGTATAAGGATAAAGCACCAGTCCATTCATTCTACCGCGATGCAGACCAGTTGGCGCATCAGTCTGAAGAATACAAAGGAAGAACATCTCTGCTCCCAGCATCTGAAATAAACACAGGGAATGTATCTCTCATGCTGAAAAACATCAAGATTCAAGATGAAGGCAGATACAAGTGCTACACCGCCAATGATAAAAGTAATCATGAgcagtttgtgtctgtgtctGTAGAAG CTCCAGTTAGGTCATTGATTATCACATTAGTACATGAAACGGTCACCTGCACCACCAGTGGAGTTTATCCAGAACCAGATGTCCTGTGGTCTTCATCAAACCCCCTGGCAAAGGATCCATTAAACAATTTCAGCAAAACAGAAGAAAACCTGTCAACAGTGACCAGTATAATTAAAGTGCGCGCCATCAATGAAACATACAAATATAACTGCTCATTAATCAATAAAGACACAGGAACGATACGTTATACAGCTATTCTGGAACAACAAG AACTCCCTGTGACTGAGTTCGATTACGAATGTCCGGTCACTAAGGGCTTGGACTATACTCTTATCTTGAATTTCTCCACTACCGTCTTTAAATATGACACCAAAGCATCTATAAATGAAATCGCAGACCAATGGAAACCCAAAATCACATTTCATCCAGAAACTGGAACCATTAAACTCTCCCATCTTAATGAAGAACAATCAGGGAAATACACATTGGACTGCACTACAGGCCAGTACAGACACATTGTAACAGCTACACTTCTGCAAGGAG GTATGGAAATTGCCCACATAATTATCGGTGTTATcgtcagttttattattatttctgccaTTGTTTTAGTCGTAATATACAGAAAAAAACTGCAGAAG atattttgtaaaaaacaaaagacaTCAGATCATAGCTCTGAAGAGATGAAGGAAAAGCAAGGAAAAACCAATGGAACATCCAAACTGGAGAACTCTGTGATATAA
- the cip2a gene encoding protein CIP2A isoform X2, with protein sequence MDVSTCLKSLLLAIRQYRNNRSALNASQLQKHIEDISGLKCAGVLFSGQVLPSECLSGLMEVAGDINTSHALTGTIISLLAQFASDGETKEALHSSYNFTGTLAAIIHCNRSTPEEPLVLQCLNVLQRLTYNVRTLHCASHIHELISFLMQHVQSSNDDIVKACLGLVANLCRHDVTVQAHIKSQSNVKAFYRALINFLGHNCLTVVVFALSILSSLTLNEEVGQKLFNAKNIHQTFQLIFNITVNGDGTLTRNYAVDLLVDLLKNPKIADYLTKYKHLSVCLSEVLGLLHSKDPDTASKVMELLVSLCSVPVLRKLVCETVLRPPAPRLQPGTRKGVQARGSEPSLALVHWVTSPLDGPEQCYMQALSLLAELFEEAIGSSLCSSAQSFVELLLQEVLVLLQSPDSTEGDQLLKKHCLRAGRVVDFLLVLCGDDALRMLVSQRVSPEVCVSQVELLLSYSQDLTGSTCSTSSYQLSQLCAEVVLKTLELMSHLRQTMPDMETSFYRILQDQRMVTPLSLAMTSNRREHVQIALRILFEAAPLPDFPSVILGDSIAANNAYRQRDGELSIRRSSASEDASFISKSFPTMHTEPSGSASHSIDSLIEKLQNGVEEKVKDVHMSEIIDVYEQKLSALASKESRLQDLLEAKALALSQADRLIAQYRCQRAQAEAEARKLASLLKDTERRKEDLQAELNDQLLEVERLKSDSQQLLQHNGRLQAVADQHQELKGTYNQLLSRYDKSEGTLKDLQAAHISLTQQAEGLRKTNEGLRLQQERTLAELAEKEQQIKGLKADVLEKDSNITGLQNELRRQEEQIKEMEENISILRKELNKTEQARKDTSIKASSLELQKSQLEAKLEKIEEELGKHTQMIAMIHSLSSGKLKGDVTANLSL encoded by the exons ATGGATGTATCGACCTGTTTGAAGTCTCTGCTGTTGGCCATTCGACAGTACAGAAATAACAGAAGCGCTTTAAACGCATCACAGCTGCAGAAACACATTGAA GACATTTCTGGGCTGAAATGTGCTGGAGTGCTGTTCTCGGGTCAGGTACTGCCCAGCGAGTGTCTCAGTGGACTCATGGAAGTAGCAGGAGACATCAACACCAGTCACGCACTGACCGGGACCATTATATCCCTGCTGGCACAATTtg CTTCTGATGGTGAGACCAAAGAGGCTCTTCACAGCAGCTACAACTTCACTGGAACTCTAGCAGCTATAATTCACTGCAACAGAAGCACACCAGAAGAGCCTCTTGTGCTGCAG TGCCTCAATGTCCTGCAACGACTGACTTACAACGTGAGGACTCTGCATTGCGCCTCTCACATTCACGAACTCATCAGCTTCTTAATGCAACATGT CCAGTCCAGTAATGATGACATTGTAAAGGCCTGTCTGGGCCTGGTGGCCAACCTCTGTCGACATGACGTAACAGTGCAGGCACACATCAAATCACAG AGTAATGTGAAGGCGTTTTACAGAGCCTTGATTAATTTCCTGGGTCATAACTGTCTGACAGTAGTTGTCTTTGCGCTGTCCATTTTATCAAGTTTGACTCTTAACGAAGAGGTTGGGCAGAAG CTCTTTAATGCAAAGAACATTCATCAGACTTTCCAGCTAATTTTTAATATCACGGTCAACGGAGATGGCACGTTAACCAGGAATTATGCTGTGGACTTGTTAGTGGATCTCCTGAAGAACCCCAAAATTGCTGATTACTTGACTAA GTATAAACACCTCTCGGTTTGTCTGTCTGAGGTTCTCGGGTTGCTGCACAGCAAAGATCCGGATACTGCGTCAAAG GTTATGGAGCTGCTGGTTTCTCTGTGCTCAGTTCCTGTTTTGCGTAAACTGGTCTGCGAGACAGTGCTCCGACCTCCAGCCCCTCGACTGCAGCCTGGTACTAGAAAAGGTGTTCAGGCTCGAGGATCTGAGCCAAGTTTAGCACTCGTTCACTGGGTCACGTCACCTCTGGATGGTCCGGAGCAGTGCTACATGCAGGCTCTGTCCCTGCTAGCTGAGCTGTTTGAA GAGGCGATTGGATCCTCTTTGTGCAGCTCAGCGCAGTCATTTGTGGAGCTGCTCCTGCAGGAGGTGTTGGTTTTGCTGCAGTCTCCAGACTCCACAGAAGGAGACCAGCTGCTTAAAAAACACTGTCTACGAGCAGGCCGTGTCGTTGACTTTCTGCTAG TGCTTTGTGGTGATGATGCTCTGAGGATGCTGGTGTCTCAGCGGGTGAGTCCTGAGGTGTGCGTCTCGCAGGTGGAGCTTTTGCTTTCCTACAGTCAGGACCTCACCGGCTCCACCTGCTCCACCTCCAGCTACCAGCTCAG TCAGTTGTGTGCTGAGGTGGTGTTAAAAACTCTAGAGCTGATGAGCCATCTCAGACAGACCATGCCAGACATGGAGACATCCTTCTACAGGATCCTACAG GACCAACGCATGGTGACTCCACTGTCTTTGGCCATGACCTCTAACCGCAGAGAACATGTTCAGATAGCGCTTCGCATATTATTTGAAGCGGCCCCTCTCCCCGACTTCCCTTCTGTCAT TCTGGGTGACAGTATTGCTGCCAATAATGCTTATCGTCAGAGGGATGGCGAGCTGTCCATCAGACGCAGCTCTGCTAGTGAAGACGCATCCTTCATTAGCAAGAGTTTTCCCACGATGCACACCGAACCCTCTGGTTCTGCCTCCCACAGCATCGACAGCCTCATCGAGAAGCTTCAGAACGGCGTGGAg GAGAAAGTTAAAGATGTGCACATGTCAGAGATCATTGATGTATATGAGCAGAAGCTGTCTGCCTTAGCG AGTAAAGAAAGCCGTCTGCAGGACCTTTTGGAGGCCAAAGCGCTCGCACTGTCACAGGCAGATCGGCTCATTGCTCAATACCGCTGTCAGAGAGCACAGGCGGAAGCTGAG GCACGTAAACTGGCATCGCTGCTGAAAGACACGGAGCGGAGGAAAGAGGATCTGCAGGCTGAGTTGAACGATCAGCTGCTGGAGGTCGAGAGACTGAAGTCTGACAGCCAGCAGCTCCTGCAGCACAATGGCCGTTTGCAGGCAGTCGCTGACCAGCATCAGGAGCTCAAGGGCACCTATAACCAGCTGCTCAGTAG GTATGACAAGAGTGAGGGGACACTGAAGGATCTGCAGGCCGCTCATATCTCTCTTACCCAGCAGGCCGAGGGACTGAGAAAGACCAATGAGGGATTAAGACTCCAACAGGAGAG GACTCTTGCTGAGTTGGCAGAAAAAGAACAGCAAATAAAGGGCCTAAAAGCAGATGTGCTGGAAAAAGACAGCAATATTACAG GTCTTCAGAATGAGCTGAGGAGACAAGAAGAGCAGATCAAGGAGATGGAGGAGAATATTTCCATCCTCAGAAAAGAGCTCAATAAGACAGAGCAAGCCAGAAAGGACACCAGCATCAAG GCTTCATCTCTAGAGCTGCAGAAATCCCAGCTAGAGGCCAAACTGGAGAAGATAGAGGAAGAGCTGGGCAAACACACTCAAATGATTGCCATGATTCACAGTCTCAGCAGTGGCAAACTCAAGGGCGACGTCACTGCCAACCTTTCTTTGTGA
- the cip2a gene encoding protein CIP2A (The RefSeq protein has 6 substitutions compared to this genomic sequence), whose protein sequence is MDVSTCLKSLLLAIRQYRNNRSALNASQLQKHIEDISGLKCAGVLFSGQVLPSECLSGLMEVAGDPNTSHALTGTIISLLAQFASDGETKEALHSSYNFTGTLAAIIHCNRSTPEEPLVLQCLNVLQRLTYNVRTLHCASHIHELISFLMQHVQSSNDDIVKACLGLVANLCRHDVTVQAHIKSQSYVKAFYRALINFLGHNCLTVVVFALSILSSLTLNEEVGQKLFNAKNIHQTFQLIFNITVNGDGTLTRNYAVDLLVDLLKNPKIADYLTKYKHLSVCLSEVLGLLHSKDPDTASKVMELLVSLCSVPVLRKLVCETVLRPPAPRLQPGTRKGVQARGSEPSLALVHWVTSPLDGPEQCYMQALSLLAELFEEAIGSSLCSSAQSFVELLLQEVLVLLQSPDSTEGDQLLKKHCLRAGRVVDFLLVLCGDDALRMLVSQRLSPEVCVSQVELLLSYSQDLTGSTCSTSSYQLSQLCAEAVLKTLELMSHLRQTMPDMETSFYRILQDQRMVTPLSLAMTSNRREHVQLALRILFEAAPLPDFPSVILGDSIAANNAYRQRDGELSIRRSSASEDASFISKSFPTMHTEPSGSASHSIDSLIEKLQNGVELQEKVKDVHMSEIIDVYEQKLSALASKESRLQDLLEAKALALSQADRLIAQYRCQRAQAEAEARKLASLLKDTERRKEDLQAELNDQLLEVERLKSDSQQLLQHNGRLQAVADQHQGLKGTYNQLLSRYDKSEGTLKDLQAAHISLTQQAEGLRKTNEGLRLQQERTLAELAEKEQQIKGLKADVLEKDSNITGLQNELRRQEEQIKEMEENISILRKELNKTEQARKDTSIKASSLELQKSQLEAKLEKIEEELGKHTQMIAMIHSLSSGKLKGDVTANLSL, encoded by the exons ATGGATGTATCGACCTGTTTGAAGTCTCTGCTGTTGGCCATTCGACAGTACAGAAATAACAGAAGCGCTTTAAACGCATCACAGCTGCAGAAACACATTGAA GACATTTCTGGGCTGAAATGTGCTGGAGTGCTGTTCTCGGGTCAGGTACTGCCCAGCGAGTGTCTCAGTGGACTCATGGAAGTAGCAGGAGACATCAACACCAGTCACGCACTGACCGGGACCATTATATCCCTGCTGGCACAATTtg CTTCTGATGGTGAGACCAAAGAGGCTCTTCACAGCAGCTACAACTTCACTGGAACTCTAGCAGCTATAATTCACTGCAACAGAAGCACACCAGAAGAGCCTCTTGTGCTGCAG TGCCTCAATGTCCTGCAACGACTGACTTACAACGTGAGGACTCTGCATTGCGCCTCTCACATTCACGAACTCATCAGCTTCTTAATGCAACATGT CCAGTCCAGTAATGATGACATTGTAAAGGCCTGTCTGGGCCTGGTGGCCAACCTCTGTCGACATGACGTAACAGTGCAGGCACACATCAAATCACAG AGTAATGTGAAGGCGTTTTACAGAGCCTTGATTAATTTCCTGGGTCATAACTGTCTGACAGTAGTTGTCTTTGCGCTGTCCATTTTATCAAGTTTGACTCTTAACGAAGAGGTTGGGCAGAAG CTCTTTAATGCAAAGAACATTCATCAGACTTTCCAGCTAATTTTTAATATCACGGTCAACGGAGATGGCACGTTAACCAGGAATTATGCTGTGGACTTGTTAGTGGATCTCCTGAAGAACCCCAAAATTGCTGATTACTTGACTAA GTATAAACACCTCTCGGTTTGTCTGTCTGAGGTTCTCGGGTTGCTGCACAGCAAAGATCCGGATACTGCGTCAAAG GTTATGGAGCTGCTGGTTTCTCTGTGCTCAGTTCCTGTTTTGCGTAAACTGGTCTGCGAGACAGTGCTCCGACCTCCAGCCCCTCGACTGCAGCCTGGTACTAGAAAAGGTGTTCAGGCTCGAGGATCTGAGCCAAGTTTAGCACTCGTTCACTGGGTCACGTCACCTCTGGATGGTCCGGAGCAGTGCTACATGCAGGCTCTGTCCCTGCTAGCTGAGCTGTTTGAA GAGGCGATTGGATCCTCTTTGTGCAGCTCAGCGCAGTCATTTGTGGAGCTGCTCCTGCAGGAGGTGTTGGTTTTGCTGCAGTCTCCAGACTCCACAGAAGGAGACCAGCTGCTTAAAAAACACTGTCTACGAGCAGGCCGTGTCGTTGACTTTCTGCTAG TGCTTTGTGGTGATGATGCTCTGAGGATGCTGGTGTCTCAGCGGGTGAGTCCTGAGGTGTGCGTCTCGCAGGTGGAGCTTTTGCTTTCCTACAGTCAGGACCTCACCGGCTCCACCTGCTCCACCTCCAGCTACCAGCTCAG TCAGTTGTGTGCTGAGGTGGTGTTAAAAACTCTAGAGCTGATGAGCCATCTCAGACAGACCATGCCAGACATGGAGACATCCTTCTACAGGATCCTACAG GACCAACGCATGGTGACTCCACTGTCTTTGGCCATGACCTCTAACCGCAGAGAACATGTTCAGATAGCGCTTCGCATATTATTTGAAGCGGCCCCTCTCCCCGACTTCCCTTCTGTCAT TCTGGGTGACAGTATTGCTGCCAATAATGCTTATCGTCAGAGGGATGGCGAGCTGTCCATCAGACGCAGCTCTGCTAGTGAAGACGCATCCTTCATTAGCAAGAGTTTTCCCACGATGCACACCGAACCCTCTGGTTCTGCCTCCCACAGCATCGACAGCCTCATCGAGAAGCTTCAGAACGGCGTGGAg TTACAGGAGAAAGTTAAAGATGTGCACATGTCAGAGATCATTGATGTATATGAGCAGAAGCTGTCTGCCTTAGCG AGTAAAGAAAGCCGTCTGCAGGACCTTTTGGAGGCCAAAGCGCTCGCACTGTCACAGGCAGATCGGCTCATTGCTCAATACCGCTGTCAGAGAGCACAGGCGGAAGCTGAG GCACGTAAACTGGCATCGCTGCTGAAAGACACGGAGCGGAGGAAAGAGGATCTGCAGGCTGAGTTGAACGATCAGCTGCTGGAGGTCGAGAGACTGAAGTCTGACAGCCAGCAGCTCCTGCAGCACAATGGCCGTTTGCAGGCAGTCGCTGACCAGCATCAGGAGCTCAAGGGCACCTATAACCAGCTGCTCAGTAG GTATGACAAGAGTGAGGGGACACTGAAGGATCTGCAGGCCGCTCATATCTCTCTTACCCAGCAGGCCGAGGGACTGAGAAAGACCAATGAGGGATTAAGACTCCAACAGGAGAG GACTCTTGCTGAGTTGGCAGAAAAAGAACAGCAAATAAAGGGCCTAAAAGCAGATGTGCTGGAAAAAGACAGCAATATTACAG GTCTTCAGAATGAGCTGAGGAGACAAGAAGAGCAGATCAAGGAGATGGAGGAGAATATTTCCATCCTCAGAAAAGAGCTCAATAAGACAGAGCAAGCCAGAAAGGACACCAGCATCAAG GCTTCATCTCTAGAGCTGCAGAAATCCCAGCTAGAGGCCAAACTGGAGAAGATAGAGGAAGAGCTGGGCAAACACACTCAAATGATTGCCATGATTCACAGTCTCAGCAGTGGCAAACTCAAGGGCGACGTCACTGCCAACCTTTCTTTGTGA
- the cip2a gene encoding protein CIP2A isoform X1 encodes MDVSTCLKSLLLAIRQYRNNRSALNASQLQKHIEDISGLKCAGVLFSGQVLPSECLSGLMEVAGDINTSHALTGTIISLLAQFASDGETKEALHSSYNFTGTLAAIIHCNRSTPEEPLVLQCLNVLQRLTYNVRTLHCASHIHELISFLMQHVQSSNDDIVKACLGLVANLCRHDVTVQAHIKSQSNVKAFYRALINFLGHNCLTVVVFALSILSSLTLNEEVGQKLFNAKNIHQTFQLIFNITVNGDGTLTRNYAVDLLVDLLKNPKIADYLTKYKHLSVCLSEVLGLLHSKDPDTASKVMELLVSLCSVPVLRKLVCETVLRPPAPRLQPGTRKGVQARGSEPSLALVHWVTSPLDGPEQCYMQALSLLAELFEEAIGSSLCSSAQSFVELLLQEVLVLLQSPDSTEGDQLLKKHCLRAGRVVDFLLVLCGDDALRMLVSQRVSPEVCVSQVELLLSYSQDLTGSTCSTSSYQLSQLCAEVVLKTLELMSHLRQTMPDMETSFYRILQDQRMVTPLSLAMTSNRREHVQIALRILFEAAPLPDFPSVILGDSIAANNAYRQRDGELSIRRSSASEDASFISKSFPTMHTEPSGSASHSIDSLIEKLQNGVELQEKVKDVHMSEIIDVYEQKLSALASKESRLQDLLEAKALALSQADRLIAQYRCQRAQAEAEARKLASLLKDTERRKEDLQAELNDQLLEVERLKSDSQQLLQHNGRLQAVADQHQELKGTYNQLLSRYDKSEGTLKDLQAAHISLTQQAEGLRKTNEGLRLQQERTLAELAEKEQQIKGLKADVLEKDSNITGLQNELRRQEEQIKEMEENISILRKELNKTEQARKDTSIKASSLELQKSQLEAKLEKIEEELGKHTQMIAMIHSLSSGKLKGDVTANLSL; translated from the exons ATGGATGTATCGACCTGTTTGAAGTCTCTGCTGTTGGCCATTCGACAGTACAGAAATAACAGAAGCGCTTTAAACGCATCACAGCTGCAGAAACACATTGAA GACATTTCTGGGCTGAAATGTGCTGGAGTGCTGTTCTCGGGTCAGGTACTGCCCAGCGAGTGTCTCAGTGGACTCATGGAAGTAGCAGGAGACATCAACACCAGTCACGCACTGACCGGGACCATTATATCCCTGCTGGCACAATTtg CTTCTGATGGTGAGACCAAAGAGGCTCTTCACAGCAGCTACAACTTCACTGGAACTCTAGCAGCTATAATTCACTGCAACAGAAGCACACCAGAAGAGCCTCTTGTGCTGCAG TGCCTCAATGTCCTGCAACGACTGACTTACAACGTGAGGACTCTGCATTGCGCCTCTCACATTCACGAACTCATCAGCTTCTTAATGCAACATGT CCAGTCCAGTAATGATGACATTGTAAAGGCCTGTCTGGGCCTGGTGGCCAACCTCTGTCGACATGACGTAACAGTGCAGGCACACATCAAATCACAG AGTAATGTGAAGGCGTTTTACAGAGCCTTGATTAATTTCCTGGGTCATAACTGTCTGACAGTAGTTGTCTTTGCGCTGTCCATTTTATCAAGTTTGACTCTTAACGAAGAGGTTGGGCAGAAG CTCTTTAATGCAAAGAACATTCATCAGACTTTCCAGCTAATTTTTAATATCACGGTCAACGGAGATGGCACGTTAACCAGGAATTATGCTGTGGACTTGTTAGTGGATCTCCTGAAGAACCCCAAAATTGCTGATTACTTGACTAA GTATAAACACCTCTCGGTTTGTCTGTCTGAGGTTCTCGGGTTGCTGCACAGCAAAGATCCGGATACTGCGTCAAAG GTTATGGAGCTGCTGGTTTCTCTGTGCTCAGTTCCTGTTTTGCGTAAACTGGTCTGCGAGACAGTGCTCCGACCTCCAGCCCCTCGACTGCAGCCTGGTACTAGAAAAGGTGTTCAGGCTCGAGGATCTGAGCCAAGTTTAGCACTCGTTCACTGGGTCACGTCACCTCTGGATGGTCCGGAGCAGTGCTACATGCAGGCTCTGTCCCTGCTAGCTGAGCTGTTTGAA GAGGCGATTGGATCCTCTTTGTGCAGCTCAGCGCAGTCATTTGTGGAGCTGCTCCTGCAGGAGGTGTTGGTTTTGCTGCAGTCTCCAGACTCCACAGAAGGAGACCAGCTGCTTAAAAAACACTGTCTACGAGCAGGCCGTGTCGTTGACTTTCTGCTAG TGCTTTGTGGTGATGATGCTCTGAGGATGCTGGTGTCTCAGCGGGTGAGTCCTGAGGTGTGCGTCTCGCAGGTGGAGCTTTTGCTTTCCTACAGTCAGGACCTCACCGGCTCCACCTGCTCCACCTCCAGCTACCAGCTCAG TCAGTTGTGTGCTGAGGTGGTGTTAAAAACTCTAGAGCTGATGAGCCATCTCAGACAGACCATGCCAGACATGGAGACATCCTTCTACAGGATCCTACAG GACCAACGCATGGTGACTCCACTGTCTTTGGCCATGACCTCTAACCGCAGAGAACATGTTCAGATAGCGCTTCGCATATTATTTGAAGCGGCCCCTCTCCCCGACTTCCCTTCTGTCAT TCTGGGTGACAGTATTGCTGCCAATAATGCTTATCGTCAGAGGGATGGCGAGCTGTCCATCAGACGCAGCTCTGCTAGTGAAGACGCATCCTTCATTAGCAAGAGTTTTCCCACGATGCACACCGAACCCTCTGGTTCTGCCTCCCACAGCATCGACAGCCTCATCGAGAAGCTTCAGAACGGCGTGGAg TTACAGGAGAAAGTTAAAGATGTGCACATGTCAGAGATCATTGATGTATATGAGCAGAAGCTGTCTGCCTTAGCG AGTAAAGAAAGCCGTCTGCAGGACCTTTTGGAGGCCAAAGCGCTCGCACTGTCACAGGCAGATCGGCTCATTGCTCAATACCGCTGTCAGAGAGCACAGGCGGAAGCTGAG GCACGTAAACTGGCATCGCTGCTGAAAGACACGGAGCGGAGGAAAGAGGATCTGCAGGCTGAGTTGAACGATCAGCTGCTGGAGGTCGAGAGACTGAAGTCTGACAGCCAGCAGCTCCTGCAGCACAATGGCCGTTTGCAGGCAGTCGCTGACCAGCATCAGGAGCTCAAGGGCACCTATAACCAGCTGCTCAGTAG GTATGACAAGAGTGAGGGGACACTGAAGGATCTGCAGGCCGCTCATATCTCTCTTACCCAGCAGGCCGAGGGACTGAGAAAGACCAATGAGGGATTAAGACTCCAACAGGAGAG GACTCTTGCTGAGTTGGCAGAAAAAGAACAGCAAATAAAGGGCCTAAAAGCAGATGTGCTGGAAAAAGACAGCAATATTACAG GTCTTCAGAATGAGCTGAGGAGACAAGAAGAGCAGATCAAGGAGATGGAGGAGAATATTTCCATCCTCAGAAAAGAGCTCAATAAGACAGAGCAAGCCAGAAAGGACACCAGCATCAAG GCTTCATCTCTAGAGCTGCAGAAATCCCAGCTAGAGGCCAAACTGGAGAAGATAGAGGAAGAGCTGGGCAAACACACTCAAATGATTGCCATGATTCACAGTCTCAGCAGTGGCAAACTCAAGGGCGACGTCACTGCCAACCTTTCTTTGTGA
- the hhla2b.2 gene encoding butyrophilin subfamily 2 member A2 isoform X2: MKLLFFLWTLPVTSADNRVTCVYSEKCMLPCKSDYHSIIHWYKDKAPVHSFYRDADQLAHQSEEYKGRTSLLPASEINTGNVSLMLKNIKIQDEGRYKCYTANDKSNHEQFVSVSVEAPVRSLIITLVHETVTCTTSGVYPEPDVLWSSSNPLAKDPLNNFSKTEENLSTVTSIIKVRAINETYKYNCSLINKDTGTIRYTAILEQQELPVTEFDYECPVTKGLDYTLILNFSTTVFKYDTKASINEIADQWKPKITFHPETGTIKLSHLNEEQSGKYTLDCTTGQYRHIVTATLLQGGMEIAHIIIGVIVSFIIISAIVLVVIYRKKLQKIFCKKQKTSDHSSEEMKEKQGKTNGTSKLENSVI, from the exons ACAACCGCGTCACTTGTGTCTACTCTGAGAAATGTATGTTACCTTGCAAATCTGACTACCATAGTATCATTCACTGGTATAAGGATAAAGCACCAGTCCATTCATTCTACCGCGATGCAGACCAGTTGGCGCATCAGTCTGAAGAATACAAAGGAAGAACATCTCTGCTCCCAGCATCTGAAATAAACACAGGGAATGTATCTCTCATGCTGAAAAACATCAAGATTCAAGATGAAGGCAGATACAAGTGCTACACCGCCAATGATAAAAGTAATCATGAgcagtttgtgtctgtgtctGTAGAAG CTCCAGTTAGGTCATTGATTATCACATTAGTACATGAAACGGTCACCTGCACCACCAGTGGAGTTTATCCAGAACCAGATGTCCTGTGGTCTTCATCAAACCCCCTGGCAAAGGATCCATTAAACAATTTCAGCAAAACAGAAGAAAACCTGTCAACAGTGACCAGTATAATTAAAGTGCGCGCCATCAATGAAACATACAAATATAACTGCTCATTAATCAATAAAGACACAGGAACGATACGTTATACAGCTATTCTGGAACAACAAG AACTCCCTGTGACTGAGTTCGATTACGAATGTCCGGTCACTAAGGGCTTGGACTATACTCTTATCTTGAATTTCTCCACTACCGTCTTTAAATATGACACCAAAGCATCTATAAATGAAATCGCAGACCAATGGAAACCCAAAATCACATTTCATCCAGAAACTGGAACCATTAAACTCTCCCATCTTAATGAAGAACAATCAGGGAAATACACATTGGACTGCACTACAGGCCAGTACAGACACATTGTAACAGCTACACTTCTGCAAGGAG GTATGGAAATTGCCCACATAATTATCGGTGTTATcgtcagttttattattatttctgccaTTGTTTTAGTCGTAATATACAGAAAAAAACTGCAGAAG atattttgtaaaaaacaaaagacaTCAGATCATAGCTCTGAAGAGATGAAGGAAAAGCAAGGAAAAACCAATGGAACATCCAAACTGGAGAACTCTGTGATATAA